The proteins below come from a single Candidatus Kirkpatrickella diaphorinae genomic window:
- a CDS encoding DMT family transporter: MTMPMSPRLAALICVILWSMIAVVAKTGQSRLDFYQFLFLSNVISLLAVGAACLMAGRQVGRILRPGWRGFFLPSILGLLDCLFYLALYRGYARYNGVIVLVAQYSWPLMIVLLSSLRDAQWPGRVKALGLVVGSLAFLIAVTKGHLTSLNISDPISILIVLAGAFCFALMSTLSKNFVSDAFIGTFWLFFASMMGSLILMMSFSQIPHLEDVNLVSVLANGVFINGVSYILWVLACARGDASETAALIFLSPILSAIWLVMFFGEVFVPAYGVALILVLISGYLCMKPPKRVGSPAEHFLKE; this comes from the coding sequence ATGACGATGCCGATGAGTCCGCGCCTGGCTGCACTGATCTGCGTCATCTTATGGAGTATGATTGCCGTCGTCGCGAAGACAGGTCAGTCCAGGCTCGATTTTTACCAGTTTCTTTTCCTCTCCAACGTCATCTCCCTTCTCGCAGTGGGTGCTGCGTGCCTGATGGCGGGGCGACAGGTTGGTCGCATTTTGCGTCCCGGTTGGCGCGGGTTTTTTCTTCCCAGTATCCTTGGCCTCTTGGACTGTCTTTTCTACCTGGCCCTTTATCGAGGCTATGCACGCTATAACGGGGTGATCGTCCTTGTTGCGCAATATAGCTGGCCGCTCATGATCGTCCTTCTCTCATCGCTTCGGGACGCGCAATGGCCCGGCCGCGTCAAAGCTCTAGGTCTCGTTGTAGGCAGTCTCGCCTTCCTCATCGCGGTGACGAAGGGGCATTTGACGTCACTCAATATCTCCGATCCGATTTCCATTCTGATTGTGCTGGCCGGAGCTTTCTGTTTTGCGCTGATGTCGACCCTCAGTAAAAATTTCGTCTCTGACGCATTTATCGGCACATTCTGGCTGTTTTTTGCATCAATGATGGGCTCTCTCATCCTGATGATGTCATTCAGCCAGATTCCGCATCTTGAAGACGTCAATCTCGTATCCGTCCTGGCGAATGGTGTCTTTATCAATGGTGTCTCTTACATCCTCTGGGTTCTCGCCTGTGCCCGCGGTGATGCCAGCGAGACGGCAGCGCTTATTTTCCTTTCTCCGATTTTGTCGGCGATCTGGCTGGTGATGTTTTTCGGGGAGGTTTTTGTGCCCGCCTACGGCGTCGCTCTCATCCTCGTCCTTATTTCAGGATATCTCTGCATGAAGCCGCCTAAGCGGGTCGGCAGCCCCGCCGAACACTTTCTTAAAGAGTGA
- the recA gene encoding recombinase RecA has product MDKNKALEGALSQIERAFGKGSIMRMGQRPHEQVDVISTGSLSLDIALGIGGLPRGRIIEIYGPESSGKTTLALHAIAEAQKKGGVCAFVDAEHALDPGYARKLGVDLDNLLLSQPDAGEQALEIADTLVRSGAVDVLVVDSVAALVPRAELEGDMGDSHVGLHARLMSQALRKLTGTVSRSNTMVIFLNQIRMKIGVMFGNPETTTGGNALKFYASVRLDIRRIGAIKERDEVTGNQTRVKVVKNKMAPPFKQVEFDIMYGEGISKTGELIDLGVKANIVEKSGAWFSYDSQRVGQGRENAKQFLRDHPEIAADIERRIRDQAGVVSDAMMGTPEEETEAVEGE; this is encoded by the coding sequence ATGGACAAAAACAAGGCTCTGGAAGGCGCTTTAAGTCAGATTGAGCGTGCTTTTGGCAAAGGCTCCATCATGCGTATGGGTCAACGCCCGCATGAGCAGGTTGATGTAATCTCGACGGGTTCGCTCTCCCTCGATATTGCGCTGGGTATTGGCGGGCTGCCGCGCGGCCGGATTATCGAAATTTATGGGCCGGAAAGTTCCGGCAAGACGACGCTCGCGCTCCACGCCATCGCGGAAGCGCAGAAGAAGGGCGGTGTCTGCGCCTTCGTGGATGCGGAGCACGCGCTTGATCCAGGTTACGCACGTAAATTGGGCGTCGATCTTGATAACCTTCTCCTCAGCCAGCCCGATGCGGGGGAACAGGCTTTGGAGATCGCGGATACGCTTGTGCGTTCCGGCGCGGTGGATGTGCTGGTGGTGGACTCCGTTGCGGCGCTCGTCCCAAGGGCGGAGCTTGAAGGCGATATGGGGGATAGTCATGTCGGCCTCCATGCAAGGTTGATGAGTCAAGCCTTGCGGAAATTGACGGGCACAGTTTCCCGCTCCAACACGATGGTGATTTTCCTCAACCAGATCCGCATGAAAATCGGCGTCATGTTCGGTAATCCGGAGACGACGACAGGCGGGAACGCACTGAAATTCTACGCCTCCGTGCGGTTGGATATCCGTCGGATCGGTGCGATCAAGGAGCGTGATGAGGTGACGGGAAATCAGACACGCGTCAAGGTCGTCAAAAATAAAATGGCGCCGCCTTTCAAGCAGGTTGAATTTGACATTATGTACGGTGAGGGCATCAGCAAAACCGGTGAATTGATTGATCTCGGCGTCAAAGCCAATATCGTCGAGAAATCGGGAGCCTGGTTCTCCTATGATAGTCAGCGCGTCGGGCAGGGGCGGGAAAACGCCAAGCAGTTCCTGCGCGACCATCCTGAGATTGCGGCTGATATTGAACGCCGCATTCGGGATCAGGCCGGGGTTGTCTCCGATGCCATGATGGGCACGCCGGAGGAGGAGACGGAGGCTGTTGAAGGGGAATAA
- a CDS encoding gamma-glutamyltransferase: MRRALFGVTSLCVAFGVAACHSASPIGHALFGHTTPELPSQFGSVAADEPRAAIIGRDILLAGGNAADAAAAMALTLSVTLPSRASLGGGGACLIAHSGQKPQAVTFLPVAGGGSGASRPAAVPMMLRGIYRLQRDHGQIQFEDLMVPAITLAERGISVSPRLAEDLQAVHGALFADDAARNIFMRGEDAPLKKGDRLVQPRLARFLERTRRMGVGDFYNGAMGTFFLTEANLAGGGLSRAAMRDALPAVQSPIRVQGKDYIVWFLPPPADGGLGAAVALRGAGSAQAAVAAWRATPSAQANAASAQAWVDQAQNYTVALAALPASTSFTVMDRSGGAVACSLTNNNLFGTGRVAALTGIVLARSPDTAPRPMLSAAIVTRQKQVRAALASSGQNDAADALAKAVRAVNEGAAPAPETAQGRVNFSQCDGRACIAQTDPRGGGLALSDSEKKSP, from the coding sequence ATGCGCCGCGCGCTTTTTGGCGTGACAAGTCTCTGCGTGGCTTTCGGGGTCGCGGCCTGTCATTCAGCTTCCCCGATTGGCCACGCGCTTTTCGGTCATACGACGCCGGAACTCCCTTCCCAATTCGGGTCCGTCGCGGCTGATGAGCCGCGCGCGGCCATAATCGGGCGTGATATTTTGCTGGCGGGCGGCAATGCGGCTGATGCCGCGGCCGCCATGGCGCTGACCTTATCCGTCACCCTGCCTTCCCGTGCTTCACTCGGCGGCGGGGGGGCCTGCCTCATCGCCCATTCCGGTCAGAAGCCGCAAGCCGTGACCTTCCTGCCTGTTGCCGGGGGCGGTTCAGGGGCGTCGCGGCCCGCCGCCGTGCCCATGATGTTGCGCGGCATTTATCGCCTGCAACGCGATCACGGGCAGATCCAGTTTGAGGACCTTATGGTGCCCGCCATCACACTGGCGGAACGCGGCATAAGTGTCAGCCCGCGCCTGGCGGAGGATCTCCAGGCCGTGCATGGCGCTCTTTTCGCGGATGACGCCGCGCGAAATATCTTCATGCGCGGGGAGGATGCACCCCTCAAAAAGGGTGACCGGCTGGTGCAGCCGCGCCTCGCACGGTTTCTGGAACGCACACGCCGCATGGGCGTCGGCGATTTCTATAATGGCGCAATGGGGACGTTTTTCCTCACGGAAGCCAATCTTGCTGGCGGGGGGCTGAGCCGCGCCGCGATGCGGGATGCTTTACCGGCGGTGCAGAGCCCGATCCGTGTGCAGGGAAAAGATTATATCGTCTGGTTTCTGCCACCTCCGGCCGATGGCGGCCTCGGGGCGGCGGTGGCGCTTCGGGGGGCGGGGTCGGCGCAGGCGGCTGTGGCGGCCTGGCGTGCAACACCGTCCGCGCAGGCCAACGCGGCGTCAGCCCAGGCCTGGGTGGATCAGGCGCAGAATTACACCGTCGCACTGGCTGCGCTTCCCGCATCGACCTCTTTTACGGTTATGGATCGTTCCGGCGGTGCCGTGGCATGTAGCCTGACAAATAACAACCTCTTCGGCACCGGGCGTGTCGCGGCCCTGACCGGTATCGTGCTGGCACGGTCCCCCGACACCGCACCGCGACCCATGCTGAGCGCCGCCATCGTGACGCGCCAGAAACAGGTGCGCGCAGCACTGGCGAGTTCCGGCCAGAATGACGCTGCGGATGCTTTGGCTAAGGCGGTCAGAGCCGTCAATGAAGGGGCCGCCCCGGCACCGGAGACGGCACAGGGGCGCGTCAATTTCTCGCAATGCGACGGACGTGCCTGCATAGCGCAGACTGACCCGAGGGGCGGTGGCCTGGCTTTGAGCGATAGTGAGAAAAAATCGCCGTGA
- a CDS encoding DsbA family protein, with product MRRPLTAIPALFLAPFFSGSLACAAPQQDIFTPAQRQEVVKILRQALKDDPTILSDAIVSLKSKAQEQQRSEVASQLDAQKDALEHAPAYAVRGNPHGDVTIVEFFDPRCGYCKRAIPIIDALLKKDKNIRFVEKIVPVLSDKSVTEARAIIAAALQGGYDKMKRALMADNATPTDSYLRDIARQNGLDADRLIKDMSRKEVIAAIQVNLDQARDIDLSGTPTFIFNHKRVVPGYMSESDIMSEVRALRKK from the coding sequence ATGCGTCGTCCTTTGACCGCCATCCCGGCCTTATTCCTCGCACCGTTTTTCTCGGGCAGCCTCGCCTGTGCCGCGCCTCAGCAGGACATATTTACACCCGCCCAAAGGCAGGAAGTCGTGAAAATCCTGCGTCAGGCCCTTAAGGATGATCCGACGATCTTGAGCGACGCCATTGTCAGCCTCAAATCCAAAGCGCAGGAGCAGCAGCGTTCAGAAGTGGCCAGCCAGTTGGATGCGCAGAAAGACGCGCTCGAACACGCACCCGCTTACGCCGTGCGCGGCAACCCGCATGGAGATGTCACGATCGTTGAATTTTTTGACCCGCGATGCGGTTATTGCAAACGGGCCATCCCCATCATTGACGCCTTGCTGAAGAAAGACAAAAACATCCGTTTTGTTGAAAAAATCGTGCCTGTGCTAAGCGATAAAAGCGTCACAGAGGCGCGCGCCATCATCGCCGCCGCGCTTCAGGGCGGATATGACAAAATGAAGCGCGCTTTGATGGCAGATAATGCGACGCCGACTGACAGCTATCTGCGCGACATTGCGCGTCAGAACGGACTGGACGCGGATCGACTGATCAAGGACATGTCGCGTAAGGAAGTCATCGCTGCCATTCAGGTTAATCTGGATCAGGCGCGCGATATTGACCTCTCCGGCACGCCCACCTTCATCTTCAATCATAAACGCGTCGTGCCCGGCTATATGTCGGAAAGTGACATTATGAGCGAGGTCCGCGCGCTACGGAAGAAGTGA